In Arvicola amphibius chromosome 13, mArvAmp1.2, whole genome shotgun sequence, a genomic segment contains:
- the LOC119800025 gene encoding antigen-presenting glycoprotein CD1d-like isoform X2 — MWYLPLFWVFPWVWLQSDAQQKNFPFRCLQISSFPNSSCSSTDGLAWLGDLQTHRWSNALDTIDFLKPWSQGKFSDQQWEHLQRIFQVYRFSFTRDVHEFVKMVPNIHYPTEIQLSAGCDAYSENASENFLYAAYQGEYILSFQGTSFQKAPDAPPWTELVIKVLNGDPGTTETAQWLLYDICSKFVHGLLEAGTPELEKQEKPVAWSSSGLSPKHGHLQLVCHVSGFYPKPVWVMWMQGEQEQNSPQRSDYLPNADETWYLRATLDVEAGKEAGLACCVKHSSLGGQDITLYRDIL; from the exons ATGTGGTACCTACCGTTGTTTTGGGTGTTCCCGTGGGTCTGGCTACAATCAGATG CCCAGCAAAAGAATTTCCCCTTCCGCTGCCTGCAGATctcttccttcccaaacagtaGTTGCTCAAGCACAGATGGCTTGGCCTGGCTGGGGGATCTGCAAACACACCGGTGGAGCAATGCCTTGGACACCATTGACTTCCTGAAGCCTTGGTCCCAGGGCAAATTCAGTGACCAGCAGTGGGAGCACTTGCAGCGCATATTTCAAGTTTATCGATTCAGCTTTACCAGGGACGTACATGAATTTGTCAAAATGGTGCCTAATATACACT ATCCCACTGAGATCCAGTTGTCTGCCGGGTGTGACGCATACTCTGAAAACGCTTCAGAAAACTTTTTATATGCAGCATATCAAGGAGAATATATCCTGAGTTTTCAGGGAACTTCCTTTCAGAAGGCCCCAGATGCCCCACCTTGGACAGAGTTGGTCATTAAAGTGCTCAATGGTGATCCTGGGACAACGGAAACAGCACAATGGCTTCTGTATGACATCTGCTCCAAGTTTGTCCATGGTCTCCTGGAGGCAGGGACGCCAGAGCTGGAGAAACAAG AGAAGCCCGTGGCCTGGTCGTCCAGTGGCCTCAGTCCTAAACATGGTCATCTACAGTTGGTGTGTCATGTCTCTGGCTTCTACCCAAAGCCTGTGTGGGTGATGTGGATGCAGGGTGAGCAGGAGCAAAATAGTCCTCAGAGGAGTGACTACCTGCCCAATGCTGATGAGACATGGTATCTCCGAGCAACCCTGGATGTGGAGGCTGGAAAGgaggctggcctggcctgctgCGTGAAACATAGCAGTCTAGGAGGACAGGATATCACCCTCTATCGGG ACATCCTGTAG
- the LOC119800025 gene encoding antigen-presenting glycoprotein CD1d-like isoform X1, producing MWYLPLFWVFPWVWLQSDAQQKNFPFRCLQISSFPNSSCSSTDGLAWLGDLQTHRWSNALDTIDFLKPWSQGKFSDQQWEHLQRIFQVYRFSFTRDVHEFVKMVPNIHYPTEIQLSAGCDAYSENASENFLYAAYQGEYILSFQGTSFQKAPDAPPWTELVIKVLNGDPGTTETAQWLLYDICSKFVHGLLEAGTPELEKQEKPVAWSSSGLSPKHGHLQLVCHVSGFYPKPVWVMWMQGEQEQNSPQRSDYLPNADETWYLRATLDVEAGKEAGLACCVKHSSLGGQDITLYRGGKHLSMGIIIVLVLIVVLLLICAVIGFVIYTKKH from the exons ATGTGGTACCTACCGTTGTTTTGGGTGTTCCCGTGGGTCTGGCTACAATCAGATG CCCAGCAAAAGAATTTCCCCTTCCGCTGCCTGCAGATctcttccttcccaaacagtaGTTGCTCAAGCACAGATGGCTTGGCCTGGCTGGGGGATCTGCAAACACACCGGTGGAGCAATGCCTTGGACACCATTGACTTCCTGAAGCCTTGGTCCCAGGGCAAATTCAGTGACCAGCAGTGGGAGCACTTGCAGCGCATATTTCAAGTTTATCGATTCAGCTTTACCAGGGACGTACATGAATTTGTCAAAATGGTGCCTAATATACACT ATCCCACTGAGATCCAGTTGTCTGCCGGGTGTGACGCATACTCTGAAAACGCTTCAGAAAACTTTTTATATGCAGCATATCAAGGAGAATATATCCTGAGTTTTCAGGGAACTTCCTTTCAGAAGGCCCCAGATGCCCCACCTTGGACAGAGTTGGTCATTAAAGTGCTCAATGGTGATCCTGGGACAACGGAAACAGCACAATGGCTTCTGTATGACATCTGCTCCAAGTTTGTCCATGGTCTCCTGGAGGCAGGGACGCCAGAGCTGGAGAAACAAG AGAAGCCCGTGGCCTGGTCGTCCAGTGGCCTCAGTCCTAAACATGGTCATCTACAGTTGGTGTGTCATGTCTCTGGCTTCTACCCAAAGCCTGTGTGGGTGATGTGGATGCAGGGTGAGCAGGAGCAAAATAGTCCTCAGAGGAGTGACTACCTGCCCAATGCTGATGAGACATGGTATCTCCGAGCAACCCTGGATGTGGAGGCTGGAAAGgaggctggcctggcctgctgCGTGAAACATAGCAGTCTAGGAGGACAGGATATCACCCTCTATCGGG GTGGCAAACATTTATCCATGGGTATTATCATCGTTCTAGTACTAATAGTAGTACTATTATTAATATGTGCTGTAATCGGTTTTGTGATCTACACCAAGAAGCACTA A